In Rhizobium sp. BT04, the genomic window GCATAATATTTGAGTTCCGCCGAATAGAGATTTCTCCGGCCGTCGGTGGTCATGGGCTGCCCGGTCGACGTGGCAACCGTCAGCGTATCGAACCCCGTCAGCGCCGAAAGCAGAAAGTCCCTGGTAACGCTCGCCTCGCCCTCGAGCCGCTTCTCGGACGCCGACATGGTCACCGCAAGCAGAGGCTTTTCGATCACGACCGGCCGCGTACTCAACCGCGCCGCCCGCCCCGTAACGGATGTCAAACAGAGGATTGCGACAGCCGCGAAGCGCGGATACGGGAGAATGATTTTCCTTGCCCCTTGCTCTGAAGACTGCAACTCCTGCTCTCAGCCCGTCGCCTCGTCTTCCAGCTCTTCGGTCGGACCAATGTCCTCCTCCCCGAACGCCAGCCGATAGCGCCCTTTCGGCACGCTCAGCATGATCCGATGATCGCCGGACATAGTATTGCTTCAGGAAAGTCCGCACCCGACCGACTTCGATGCGAACAATGGGGTCGGCGGGATCGAAGCTATGGGGTCTCGCCAGCACGTCAATCGCAATGTCGTAGGCCTTGACGGGATCGTGGTGCCCTTCAAACCGTCTTTGCACCAGATACGACGGGATCGTGCGGCTGCGCTCCGTCGCCTGGAACTTCGGATCTTCCAGAAGGCGGCGAAACTCCACGCGCGCCGCATCCATGCTGGCTTCGCAAGCCCTGCCGTGCGTTCCCCAGCGTTCATAGCCGCCCCCCGCTAAGCCGTGGTTCAAGTCGAAACAGACCAGACGGTCTTATCGCTCAAATGACGAGAGGTTTGCAATCGGAGTTGCTGATATACCGTTGCATGATCGCGCCCAGGTAGCTCGGTGGCCCTCACTCCTGCCGTGTTTTAACATTCGCGACGCGGTCTTGCTGACCGCCGCGGGAGATGATCCAGGGGCCGGCGGCAAGGCGCGGCTATTGGCGGTAGCGCCGAAGGTCCGGACCAAGGGCGCCGATCCGGTCATTCGCCGATTGCTGACCGAAGACGCGGTACCGGCGTCCGCTCCGGGCAGCGCTCTGTCACGCTGGGCGGCAAACCGCCTGTTCGAGCGGCTCGAAAGTTTTGAGGCGGTGCGCGCACTGTCCGGCCGGTCCTCCTTCCGGATTTTTGGGCTGTGACGATGGCGGGATCGAGCGCAGCCAAGACCAGTCGGCGACAGGCGAAAGGGCGACAGCAAGAAGTCCTGTACGATCGCGAGCTCGAGGACCTGCCGCCGGAGCTGCGCTGGCGGGAATAGATGCTGCGGGTCGAGGCGGTGTGATTTTTGCCTCGGCCGAGCCGATCAGGCGAGAGACCCTGGCGCGGGTGGTCGGCAAAGACTGTAGCATTGACCTGTTGATCGACGATCTCATCGAGGAGCTGTGGGATCGACCGTACGAATTGGTGTCGGTCGCGGGCGGCTGGCCGCACCAAACACGATCGCGGTTCGCCGAGACCATCCGAACTTCGGCAGCGCCAACAAGGGGAGGGGGCGGCGGCACTGTTCGAGTTCAAGGCGATGGTTGTTTTCCTCCCCGTTGCGGCCGTGCATCCTGGCGGCGACGGCGGCCGATTTGAGGGCGAGGCGATCGCGCCAACAGCCCAGCCATGGCGGGTCTGCACGGATTAGATCATCGAGCGATTTCAAAGCGATAGCTGCGGCAAAGGCAGCATCGGATTCGCTGACGTCGCGGCCGCGTGCCAATCCCCAACCTGGTAGACGGTGAGGCCATGGCGACGTCGTTGGAGCGGCGGCAATGAGCGAATCCGTGCGGAAGAGCATAAACATGAGCGCGGTTTTTGCCACCAATAAAGGATCAAACCGCACACCTTGCCGGCACGGTGATATGAACGATAAACTTCCATTGTCGTTCATTAGAGAAATGACGCAAATCACCGAGCAAAACAGCGAAATTCACGTCGAGGCGGGCTCTTCTCCGCCCCTCAGCACGGCGGCCGCCGGTGACATTTCCGCGCCGCAGTGGTCGGCCGCCATCTCGTTCCGTGTGGTGCCGCCGGCAAGGGTTGGGTGCTTCCGCCCGACCCACAGACGGTCGGCCTCTACATCACCGCTTGTGCCGCCGGGAGTGACGGGATCACCGCCTCGCGCGACAATCGCCGGTCGCAAGTCGAATTCGGTCAAACGATCGAGCGGCGACTTTCGGCGCTGACCTGGAATTATGCCCGGCGTGGCACAACGCTCGACCGAAAGGACCGCCATGTCGCTACTGTGCTCGCCGCGATCCGCAACACCCACGCCACGCAACCCCGCCAGAAGGAAGCGGCGCTGCCCGAACACCTGATCGCCATGCTGGAGACGTTGCCCCGCGGCACCTTCTGGGGACTGCGCGACCGGGCGATGCTGCTGATCGGTTTTGCCGGCGGGCTGCGGCGTTCCGAGATCGTCGGGCTCGACGTCGGCCGCGACCAAACGAAGGAAAGCCGCGGCTGGGTCGAGATTCTTGACAAGGGCATGGTCGTCACGGTGCGGGGAAAGCGCGGCTGGCGAAGTGGAAATCGGCCGCGGCTCGTCGGACGCCACCTGCCCGATCGTGACGCTGCAGACCTGGCTCAACCTTGCGAGGATCGCGCACGGCCCCCTGTTCCGGCGGGTGACCGGTCAAGGCAAGGATGTTGGCCCCGAACGGCTGCTGGATCAGGAAGTGGCGCGCCTCGTCAAGAAGGCGGCACTGGCTGCCGGCGTGCGACCCGACCTTACCGAAACCGAGCGTGCGGAAAAGTTCTCCGGCCACTCGCTGCGCGCAGGCCTGGCCTCCTCGGCCGAGGTCGAGGAGCGCTAAGTGCAGAAGCAACTCGGTCACGCATCCGCCGAGATGGCCGCAAGTACCAGCGCCGGCGCGACCGCTTCCGGGTCAACCTTACCAAGGCATCCGGGCTTTGACACGCCCCCTCCTCTGCCACCGTGCGGCGGCAAAGAAAACTCGAGGGTTTTCAGATTGGCATTCAGCCGACCGCGGAGGGCTGAAGCGGCGGCTGCCAACGCCGCGTTACAGCATCGCATGCCGACGGCCCGGGCCAGGCGTCGTAGGAGCAGATCCCATCAGCCGCAGCAGCCTTTGGTCTGCGATTATCCGCCTTCATCGCGACGGCCTTTGCCCAGGAGACCCCGGAGGCAGCAAGCGCTCAATGGCGCAGTGTCGCCGATCAAATCAGACCGAAAGTGCCGAAGCTTGCCACCATCATGGACGACGCTGAAGAGGACGTGCTCGCCTACATGGCCTTCCCGAAAGAGCACCGGGCAAAGCTGCACTCGATGAATCCAATTGAGCGTCTCAACGGCGAAATCAAGCGACGCACCGAGGTCGTCGGCATCTTTCCGAACGACGAAGCCATCGTCCGTCTCGTCGGTGCATTGCTGCTCGAACAGAATGATGAATGGGCCGTTCAACGCGCCAGGTATATGACGCTTGAGACCATGGCCCAAATGAGCGATGATCCCCAAATCAGCCTGCCCGCTGTGGCACGCTGATATCCCCTTCCGACCCATGTCGGGAAAGCACGGCCATCAGCCGCGACCTACACCACCTCCCGGGACACGATCATAGTACGATTTGGCACATACCTTGCTCAGACCACGGTGAAGGCTCACACACCCGATTGTGTCACACCGTCGGGCGGAGACCTGCCTTCACGAAGCCAACAAATCAACAGGAGGCAAGAAATGGGACAGTACGTAATCGAGTTTAAACAGAATCCAGACTTCGTGCTCGGGGTTGACGACCAGAAGGAGGGCGCTAAGGTTGTACTCCGCAAAAAAGACTCGACGGTTTATCGCCACGCTCTCTGGGATCTGAACTCAGATAGTGGCGCCATCACGTTGAACTCGAGCGCTGGCAATCTGGCGATTGGATCCGATCGCCTTGATCCACAAGCTCAGCTCTCGCTCAAGGTTTACAACCCCACCGACGAGAAGCAGCGATGGGAGTTGCTCAAGAAACCAGGCTTCATCCTTAGCAACGGCGACAACCGGCTGTGCATTGACAACGACGCTCGTGGAACGAGTACCGGCAATCGGATCTGGCTATTCCAGTTTAACGGTTCGCCTGCTCAACAATGGAATTTCGTCTCTCTTTCGAATAGGCTCATGTCGACCTTTCAAGAGGCTGCCGAGTAATCCTCGAGCATCGGATTGGCCGAATCTTCGATAGCTCCCCTGCGGCCGCCAAAAATTCCAATCGCGCAAGACCTGCAACGAGATGCAGGGGCTCCTTCGGGGGCCTCTGTTTCAACGGCTCTGCGGCGGCTCGGCCATCCCCCTGATCAAGGAAGCTATGGCGGCTGGCGAAATCATCTGGGCACATGCCCCATGCGGCGCGGTTCAAGGAAGCTCGGAAAGTAGCTGCCTTTGCGCAGCTTCGGGATGCGAAGCTCGACCTCTGCACCCGTGGCCGAGCCTACTTCCAGCTCCATCCGCCGCTCGGCGGCAAAGCCAATCATCTCACGCAATAATCTGCATCCGCGCTCTTCTCAACGAGGGAGCGCACGTCATCATGTCATTGGTCATTGGTCATTGGTCATTGGTGGTCTTTCCGTCAGGTTGGTCTTAAACACCCGACCCTAGCGGAAAACACTGATGGCCGCCCGCAAAGCCGATCACCCGCTACAGCGCAACGAGAAGCGCGCGGGCACTCGGCTTTGCTACCTCCCGCCACCTACACCACGTACTGGGACACGATCCGTACTCTATTTCCTTCGAAAGGAATCCATGCGCGCCGCAAGGCAAGTGTTGCGGTGTTCGCGAAAGCTTTCTGTGTTCCTGCGTGCCATGTGTACATCAGGCGAAGCGGTCAGATGGCCGGCGCTAAGGCAAAGGGGACACACGTGACCGATATACCCCTCAGGGCCTGCTTACACCAAGAAATCGCCCGAACAGGTCGGTGGCGCAGTTAAAACTAATCCTCACAGCGCGAGTGCCTGATCATCAAGGTAGCCGGAAATCCCACTTTGGTCGAGACATCCTATTCAACGCCATGAAGAGGCAGCCACAAAGCTGGCTTCCAAGAGAACTTTTAGCCTAACCATCAATTCTAAAAAGCTAAAAAGCCAGGTTGCCAGCAACGCGATCACAACTCTCGCAACGTTGTCACCCGAATTCCCAGGGGCCATCTTCGGCGTCAACGCCGGAGGCCCTATCTGACTTTCAAAGCATAGAACTACGTCAGGTATTGGACATATGTGTGAAGAATCCGACACGGCACTAGGCTGTGCGATCATGATATGGAGGCCGCAGCCCAACGACAATTATCAATCGGCTTCGCTGATCGATTAAGCTGGCGAAGCCTGCCGTCATAGCCGCATTTGGCACGCTCGTGCAGATGCGCGCCAGCAATGACGAAATTGCCAAGCGGCGGGAAATCGCCACAGGACCTGAGTCTGTCGTCAAAAAATCCATACATGGTAGAAGTTACCCCTCACTTCCGGCGAACACGGTATCGGCATCTCGCGGATACCAACTCTCGAACCTTTGGGGTGGGAGGGGAGCGCGAGGGGAAGCGGCCACGGGGCTCACCTCGCCCTGCTGTGGTCGGGTCCCACCCGCCGGGACAGATAAGTCCAGCAAAAGGCCCGATGATGTGAACTGACCCCCGAAGGTCGATGTCCAGCTTTCGGGGGTCAATCCAGATGGTCCGGGGCCTAGGGTCGGGGCGTCACGCCGATGCTTCGTGCAAGGCTCCCTGCCC contains:
- a CDS encoding RICIN domain-containing protein, with amino-acid sequence MGQYVIEFKQNPDFVLGVDDQKEGAKVVLRKKDSTVYRHALWDLNSDSGAITLNSSAGNLAIGSDRLDPQAQLSLKVYNPTDEKQRWELLKKPGFILSNGDNRLCIDNDARGTSTGNRIWLFQFNGSPAQQWNFVSLSNRLMSTFQEAAE